The stretch of DNA GGACGCCGTCGGCGAGGCTGCCGGTGCCGCGGTCGGTATGGCCGAGGGCGGCACCGGTACGGCCGGGGGCGGTGGTGGGTGTACCGGCAGCCCGGCTCCGGGCCCGGGAGTCGGCGGGACCGGCGGAGCCACCCGTGTGGTCACCGGCGGAGCCGCCGGTGAGGCTGCCGGTACTGCCGCCGCCCGCGAGTCCGGGTGCGCCGTCGGGGGTTGCGCCTGAGCGGCGCGTGGTCGGCTTGGCCGACGGGCTCGGGGCGGGCTCCTCTGCGGGGAACCAGGGGTCCATGGGCTCGGCCAGGGGGCCGGCGGCCTCGCGGGTGCGGTCGGCGAGGCTGCGCAGGCGGGTGCGGCCGGCGGTGACGGCGGCTTCCTGGGCGCGGCGCTGGTCGGCCAGCCACTTCTCCACCTGCTCGAAGCGGCTGGTGTCGAAGAGCTGGCGGAGCAGGGCGGCCCGTTCGGTGGCGTCGGCGCGCAGGAAACGGGCGAAGTCGCCCTGGGGGAGCAGCACCACCTGGCAGAACTGCTCCCGGCTCATGCCGATCAGGCGGCGCAGCTCCTCGCCGGCCTCCTGGTGGGAGGTGCTGAGGGCGCGCCAGCCGGGCTCGCCCGCACCCGTGTCGGCCGTCCACTCGCGGAGCAGGGTCTGCGCCTTCTCCAGGGTGGTGCCGGCCCCGCGCCGTTTCGGACGCGGCTGCTCGGGCGACCGGATGATCTCCAACCGCCGCCCGCCCAGGGTGAGTTCGAGTCGGATCCGGGTGAGCAGGGCCGGGTCGGCGTGGTCGCTGCGCAGCGGGTTGCCCTTGCGGGTGCCGGGCACCTCGCCGTACAGGGCGTAGCAGACGGCGTCGAGCACGCTGCTCTTGCCCGCGCCGGTGGCGCCGCGGAGCAGGAAGAGCCCGGCGGCGGCGAGCTGGTCGAAGTCGACCCGCTCGGTGCCGGCGAAGGGGCCGAAGGCGGTGAGCTCCAGGTGGTGCAGCTTCATCGATGCGGCTCCTGCTCGCGCTCGTTCATCGTGGCCGAGACCAAGGGCAGTGCCGTCGTGGCCGAGACCAAGGGCAGCGCCATCGGGCCCGAGACCAAGGGCAGTGCCATCGGGGCCGACCCTGGGCGGTGCGGCTTCATCGGGGCAGCTCCTGCTCGCGTTCGGTCTCGCGGCGGACGGCCTCGAAGGCCTCGCGGAGCCAGGCTCGTTCGGTCTCGTCGGGCTCGCTGCCCGGGCGGACGTGGCGGACGAAGCCCTCGGCCACCTCCAGGTCGGGGCGGCCGCTCACCCGGGCGGCGTAGGAGGGGTGCTCGGCGCCGGGGGTGTGCTCGGGCTCGAAGAGCAGCTGCAGGGTGTGCGGGAAGCGGCTGCGCAGCCGCTCCATCGGGTCGGCCGGGCGGGCCGGGTCGGTGAGGGTGGCCTGGACCCAGGCGTCTTCGTGCTCGGCGAGGGCCGGATCGGCCAGCAACTCGTCCAGCCGGCCGCGCAGCACGGCCAGCGGGCGGGGCTGCGGGCAGTCGATCCGCTCGGCGGCGACCGAGCCGTCGGCCGCGAGGTCGACCAGCCACATGGTCTTGCGGTGGCGGTGCTCGGAGAAGGAGTAGGCGAGCGGGGAGCCGCTGTAGCGCAGGTGCGGGGCGAGGGTCTGGGCGCCGTGCAGGTGGCCGAGGGCGGCGTAGTGAACGCCGTCGAAGACGCTCGCGGGCACGGCGGCCACCCCGCCGACGGTGATGTCGCGCTCGCTGTCGCTGGGCTCGCCGCCGGTGACGAAGGCGTGCGCGAGCACCACGGCCCGGGTGCCGGCCGGGCGGTCGGCGAGGTCGGCCCGGACGCCCGCCATCGCGGCGGAGAGCACCTCGGCGTGGCCGCCGCGGGCGAGGCCGAAGCGCTCGCGGGTGAGCAGCGGCTCCAGGTAGGGCAGGCCGTAGACGGCCACCGGGCCGTGCTCGTCGGCCAGCAGCACCGGGACGGCGCAGCCGTCGGGGTCGGTGCGCAGGTGGATGCCCGCCCGGTCGATCAGGCCGGCGCCGACGCCCAGGCGGCGGGCCGAGTCGTGGTTGCCGCTGATGAAGACGGTGGGCACGCCGAGCTCGGCGAGGCGGTGCAGCACCTCGTCGAACAGCCCCACGGCCTCCAGCCCCGGCAGCGCCCGGTCGTACACGTCGCCCGCGACCAGCACGGCGCCTACCCGCTCGGCCCGGACCACCTCGACCAGGTGCGTAAGGAAGGCCCGCTGGGCCTCGTGCATGCTCTCCCGGTGGAAGGACCGGCCGAGGTGCCAGTCGGAGGTGTGCAGCAGCCTCATCGCGACGCCGCCCCCGCTGCCGCCGCGACCCGCTGTGCCCGCTCGCCCGCTGCCACTCGAGGTCTCCTCTGCTCGCGCGGAGGCCACTCCGCCACCGTCCGGTGCCCCCAGCATCCCAGGCCCGACTGACACCCGGCACCACCCGGTGGCACAGCGTGCCCTGTCAGTGACGCTCGGTATGGTCGGCGGCACCTGGGGGCCGGGTCGGCCCCGGACGAGCGAGGGAGGCAGGCGATGGTGCACCGGAGAGCGGCGGCCAGGCGGCGGCAGCAGCGGGCGGAGCGGGTGGGGCGGGTGGAGCGGGCGGCGGCGCGCCGAGCGGCGCGCGGCGCGCGCAGTCGTGGTGGCGCGAGTAGCGGGAGCGGCGCCGGTGGCCCGGTCGGCCGGGCGGGGCGGTCGCGGCCCGGGGGTGGTGGGCCCGGTCCGGGCGGGCCCGGGCGGGGTGGGGGTGAGCGGCGGGCGGTGCGGCAGCCGGTCGCGCTCGCCGTGGCCGCCTCGGCGGGTGATTTCGCGGGGTTCGGGTTCCTCGGGGAGGCCGACTACGCGGGCTACCTGGCGCGGACGGACGCCCAGCTGCGGGTGCTGCACGGCCACGGGCTGGACGTGCACCTGCGGCTGCTGGAGCCGGTGGACTACGCGGACTTCTGCGAGGAGCACCAGCTCGACCCGGGCGATCCGGTGGCCCGGGTCGCCTACGCGGCCGATCCGGCGCTGGCCGGGGAGCCGTTCCGGTACGGCGGGCAGTCGCTCGCCGCGCTGCTGCCCGCGCTGGTGGACGACCACCGGGCCCGGGTGCGGATCTCGCTCGGCTGCGCCTCGCTGCTCGATTCGCTGGGCTGGGCGGAGGAGCCGGAGCAGCGGCTCGCCGGGGTGCTCGGGTACGTGTCCGCGGTGTACCTGGCGCTGGCCGCCGGGGCGGGGGAGGGCCGCCACCGGGTGACGCTGCGTTCGGTGGGGCTGCTGGACGGGGAGGTGCTGGCCGCCTCGGCCGAGCTGTGCGTGGCGGCCGGGGCGCCGGGGCCGGCGGGGCGGGAGGTGGAGGCGTTCTGCGTCACGCTCGCGGCGGCGGTGGCCGGCTGCGGGGCGGGGGAGCTGCTGCTGCGGGCCGGGCGGCGGGTGTACGGCTGGGCGCTGGTGGACGGGTACCTGCGGCCGATGACGGCGGTGGAGACGGCCGCCGTGCTGGCCCCCGGGGAGGTGGCGCGCCCGGCCGCCGGGTTCGCGCTGGAGCGCTGAGCCACAGGGCCTCTCTTACGGATCACGCCGGGCGGGGGCGTGGCCCGGAGGTGTCGGTGGGGTGGCGGTGGGTTGGCCGGGTGACGGAGGGTGGGGGTGCCCCGGGCGGCTGCCAGGACTGTTCATCGGTCGCGTGTTCGGGGAAGATCAACAGTCGGGGCAGGTCCGAGCGGGTCGGCGGCCCCCGACCACACCGCCGCGGTCCGCCGCGACCACACCACTGCGGCCTGCCGCACGAGACCGAAGGGGGACGCATGAGCCGCATCGAGTACAGCGCGGAGATCGCCGAGTTGCTCGGCCGGGTGCGGCGGCGTCCGCTCGCGGGGTGGCCGTGGCGGCCGGGGGAGACGGTGCCCGAGGGGCTGCCGGTCAAGCAGTCCTGGGGGTGGCTGTTCGTGCCGGACGGCCGGGTGCTGACCCTGGTGAACCCCCGGGACGGTGTGGTGAGCCTGCCCGGCGGCTCGCTCGAACCCGAGGATGCCGGCGACCCGGGCCGGGCCCTGGCCCGCGAGGCCGGCGAGGAGGCCCAGGCCGTGATCGGCGAGCCGCACTACCTCGGCTACCTCTACGACCGGGTCGGCTCGGCGAACGGCGGCCACGAGTGCGCCCGGGTCCGGATGACAGCCGCCCTGCACGCCGTCGGGCCCACGGCGCCCGACCCGGCCTCCGGCCGCCACTACCGCCGTCTCCTGGTCGCCCCCGGTCTCGCGGTCGAGCTCCTCGGCTGGGGCGCACCGGGCCTCCGCCAGGCCCGGGTCGCCGTCGCCACCGCCGTGGTCCAGCTCGGCGTCCCGGCCGCGGCCAACGAGACGATCGAGGAAGTTCCCCCGGCCGGCGTGACCTTCACCGCCTGAGTGCCGTTCACCGTCTGACCCTCGTTCATCACCAGTCACAGCCGCCGCCGGGCGCGAACGGCCGTACTCACCCCTACTGCCGAGTAGCTCACGCCGCGTCTGCTGTCAATATCCTTGCAGCACACGTTAGTTGACACTCTCGTAGCGCTAGAACGGCAGAAGCCCCTGCTGACGCAACAACTTTGGCATGGGCACTATCCCTGGAAGCTACTGCCTGGTATCAAAAGTGTGACCGGCATCACTGCCCCAGTGGAGGAACCATATGCGCACCACCCGCGTCGTGTCCGCTGCAGGTCTGGCGATCACCCTCGCCCTGTCCACCGTCGCCGTCGCCGCCACCACCGCCCAGGCGGCCGGCCAGAACTACGTCGCCCTGGGGGACTCGTACTCCTCGGGCGTCGGTGCCGGGAGCTACACCAGCGCCAGCGGTAGCTGCAAGATCAGCACCAACGCGTACCCG from Kitasatospora sp. MMS16-BH015 encodes:
- a CDS encoding exonuclease SbcCD subunit D, whose protein sequence is MRLLHTSDWHLGRSFHRESMHEAQRAFLTHLVEVVRAERVGAVLVAGDVYDRALPGLEAVGLFDEVLHRLAELGVPTVFISGNHDSARRLGVGAGLIDRAGIHLRTDPDGCAVPVLLADEHGPVAVYGLPYLEPLLTRERFGLARGGHAEVLSAAMAGVRADLADRPAGTRAVVLAHAFVTGGEPSDSERDITVGGVAAVPASVFDGVHYAALGHLHGAQTLAPHLRYSGSPLAYSFSEHRHRKTMWLVDLAADGSVAAERIDCPQPRPLAVLRGRLDELLADPALAEHEDAWVQATLTDPARPADPMERLRSRFPHTLQLLFEPEHTPGAEHPSYAARVSGRPDLEVAEGFVRHVRPGSEPDETERAWLREAFEAVRRETEREQELPR
- a CDS encoding NUDIX hydrolase yields the protein MSRIEYSAEIAELLGRVRRRPLAGWPWRPGETVPEGLPVKQSWGWLFVPDGRVLTLVNPRDGVVSLPGGSLEPEDAGDPGRALAREAGEEAQAVIGEPHYLGYLYDRVGSANGGHECARVRMTAALHAVGPTAPDPASGRHYRRLLVAPGLAVELLGWGAPGLRQARVAVATAVVQLGVPAAANETIEEVPPAGVTFTA